From one Solanum lycopersicum chromosome 12, SLM_r2.1 genomic stretch:
- the LOC138340371 gene encoding uncharacterized protein yields the protein MDRLGTFRSFAKGKGKILKIGDTSSAFKMARNRTSASGGQDPIPVPASGNTIRCRGRGRARGRGRGRIAAPVGGQVPIATQGHDRTVPPGADVLHVDVQDRVEGDGPAQAPTRILEGMAQAGALPVTSWTEFTQGSSSRPVVRGGHSGHSGSSHQPASRRGCFECGYMGHFVRDCPRTRRGGLHQGSQASTSRVAQPPARGGAQNGRGGSHSDLKVLEMIDFDVILGMDWLSSYYAILNCHAKTITLAMPGIPIVEWRGTLIHPSKGVISFLKARQLVQRGCLAYLAHIRDTSIETPLLESIPVVSEFSEVFPTDLPGKANVVADALSRKAVSMGSLAMLQVGERPLARDVQSLANSFVRLDISESGKVLEDMLRACVIDFGGQWDQFLPLAEFAYNNSYHSSIEMAPFEALPWGTNLLRESLDKVKLIQDRLLMAQSRQKSYVDRKIRDLEFMVGERVLLKVSPMKGVMRFGKKGKLSPRYIGPFEIIERIGEVAYQLALPPGLSGVHPVFHISMLKKYHQGGDHVIQWDSVLLDQNFDF from the exons atggatagattgggaacgttccgaAGCTTTGCGAaagggaaaggaaaaatcttaaagaTTGGTGACACGAGTTCGGcatttaag atggcgaggaatcgtacatcggcaagtggtggtcaggATCCTATTCCTGTGCCTGCTTCTGGGAACACTATCCGATGTAGAGGTAGGGGACGAGCTCGAGGTCGGGGTAGGGGCCGTATTGCAGCACCTGTGGGTGGTCAAGTACCAATAGCTACCCAGGGTCATGATAGGACCGTACCTCCTGGTGCAGATGTTCTTCATGTggatgtgcaagatcgtgtcgagggggatgggccaGCTCAGGCTCCAACCA gaatcctagaggGGATGGCCCAGGCAGGAGCTTTGCCTGTCACTTCCTGGACTgagtttactcag ggttcatcttctagacctgtAGTTCGTGGAGGGCATTCTGGTCATTCGGGTTCCTCTCATCAGCCTGCATCTCGTAGGGGTTGCTTTGAGTGTGGTTatatgggacactttgtgagagactgccctaggacCAGACGTGGTGGTTTACATCAGGGTTCTCAGGCTTCGACTTCCAGGGTTgcacaacctccagctaggggtggtgcacagaatggtagaggtggttctcattcag ATCTAAAGGTCTTAgaaatgatagattttgatgtgattcttggtatggattggttatcttcttactacgcaattttaaattgtcatgctaagaccatcactttagctatgcctggaattcctatagtagaatggagaggtaCTCTTATACATccttctaagggtgtgatatcattccttaaggctCGTCAGTTGGTACAGAGGGGATGTTTGGCGTACTTGGCCCACATTCGAGATACTAGTATTGAGACTCCTttgcttgagtctattccagtagtgagtgaattttcagaagtatttccgaccgatttgccag gcaaagcaaatgttgtagcagatgccttgagtcggaaggcggtaagtatgggtagtctagccaTGTTACAGGTTGGCGAGCGTCCTTTAgctagggatgtccaatccctggccaatagctttgtgagacttgatatttcagaatctggtaag gttcttgaggatatgttgcgggcatgtgtgattgactttggtggtcagtgggaccAGTTCTTGCCTCTAGcagagtttgcttacaataatagttatcactcgagcattgagatggcaccatttgaggctct accatggggtacaaatttgttgagggagtccttggacaaggtcaagttgatccaagatagacttctcatggcACAGAGTAGGCAAAAGAGTTATGTAGATCGAAAGATTcgtgatttagagtttatggttggagagagggttttattgaaggtttcacccatgaagggtgtgatgaggtttggaaagaagggcaagttgagcccaaggtatattggtcctttcgagattattgagcgtattggtgaggtggcgTATCAATTGGCTTTGCCACCTGGTTTGTCAGGTGTtcatcctgtatttcatatctctatgcttaagaagtatcatcagggcggtgatcatgtgattcaatgggattcagtgttacttgatcagaattttgacttttga
- the LOC138340372 gene encoding uncharacterized protein, with protein sequence MTPFEALYTRRFQLGGLRLDSHPFWVQDHSRGLEEGLFEYITSERGNEVKGKFNTRYVRPYDVLQCVGKVAYELALPAELASIHPVFHVSMLKKCLGDPASILPIEGLGVDEDLSYKEIPVEILDRQVKWLRNKEVAIVKVLWRNNLVEGATLEADMRSRYPHLFSI encoded by the exons ATGacaccatttgaggcattgtatacTAGGAGGTTccaattgggtggtttgaggttggatagtcatccattttgggtccaggATCATTCACGAGGCCTTGAAGAAG GTCTATTTGAATATATCACCTCTGAAAGGGGTAATGAGGTTAAGGGGAAGTTTAATACGAGGTATGTTCGGCCATATGATGTCCTACAATGTGTGGGtaaggtggcctatgagttggcattgcctgcggagctagcttctATTCATCCTGTCTTTCATGTGtccatgttaaagaagtgcctGGGTGATCCAGCATCGATTCTACCtattgaaggtttgggggttgatgaagacttgtcctataAGGAGATACCTGTTGAGATTCTAGACAGACAGGTGAAGTGGCTGagaaacaaggaggttgccatagtgaaggtattgtggaggaacaatcttgttgagggtgctacgttggaggccgatatgagatcccgCTATCCCCATCTTTTCAGCATTTGA